A segment of the Populus alba chromosome 9, ASM523922v2, whole genome shotgun sequence genome:
TTGAATATCCTTCTCTCTAAGTGGCCAGCACCATTTTTGGTCTGCTTTTAGTACTGGAGCCTGCATGTTTTCTTGGGGTGGGAAATTATTGAAATCAGACGGACGGACTTATGCGAGTGTTTGGATATATTCTCTTTATTCCGTGGTGATTTTTgtatctctctctttctctttcataCAAAGATGTGCTGAGCTGTTTGCTAGTAGCCTCCATGGAATTAACTTGTAGTCGAGTAGTGTCATGTGCAGAGTCATAATagaacttttctttctttgctttttttttttaaaaaataaaatttggcgTGCATGATAAGGCTACGCAACGATTGATCTTAATCTATCTTTTCAAGTCCCAGTCTAGTTGGACTTTTATGCATgctacaaggaaaaaaaaataatcttgtgAATGCATGCTTAAGACCGGGCTAGCTGGGGGTAAATGGACTTCATTTCAGTAGCCtgataattcataaaaaatcaaaagaaaaaaatagcgaTTTTGATTTTAGCTGTGAAAAAACCATCTCACCAAATGATATCTTgaaatagttttatataaattctTTCAACATTAATAAGCAAATGTTCTTCCTATATTTACTTAGTTAACACGCATGCATAAACATGAGGATTTAAGTTCGCGTGTCATACCTCGAAGAAAACTAGGAAAAGGGAGATGCACCACGCATTTAAATCACACAAATCGTTTTAAATAACACAATGATACTATTTAGAAGTATAGAACTACAAGGGAGTTTAATTTGGAGGCTGTAATGACGGATTTTATATGCGTTTTCTATAGGGATGTCAATGGTATTCCCATTATAATTTCCATGCCCACCCATTAttaattagatgaaaaaaattaaatatttataaattattcatgaaGTTTCGGATATCCATATAGTTATCTTCATATTAGATTCAAACAAATTTCAaatgagtttaataacattcatattttatctattatttattaattaactaaaataattatCCAAAAAGTATTTACCCCATTCAACATATTACTACTAGCAATTACAATCCAATTCCATCTAAGACATATGTGTAATATATCCCAATCCCACGCACATCAAATCCCTAATCTTTATTCTTACTTAAAATCGTCAATTCTCTACGCGTACGGCTAACTCTTCACAAATCCTCTTTCTGATACAAAACCTAAATTGTCCGGGATGTACGTACGGtcacaattaaacaaaaatataacgAAGTACCATACAATATAGTTAAAATTctgagaaatattgaatgaaagaTCAAGAAGTTATCGATGTCGATGGCTAGGATGCTGGTGCTCTTACAAAAGTAATGAGATGATAGGTTTCAAAGCTGGAGTTAATTAAAGTTGGGGGGAAAACTACAACTAGGGTTAGAAATTAATGTGACAAAGGGATCATGAGGAATTAGTGCTCGTGCTTATTGCAGCAATGACCAATGTATCAGCTTTGATTAGCTCTCTACATGTGTAATGGACATGCAAGTATATATTGGCATTATCATGATTAGAAACCTCTTAAGTCATTTAAACCACTTGTTCGTGCTCTCGTGCTCCACTCACTCGATATATTTCTATGATCAAAAGACAAAAGCCTCTCTCAAGAATCAAAGTCTATTGCTCCATTATGATTGCCATTCGATTGCTAGCTTTCTATTTTTCATCTAACCAATAAAATCATTACTATATCGTCATTATGCAATCATCATCCCAATAATCATGATCAGGCTAGCTGCGGTACACGTATATTTAGATGACAAGAAATTAATacctttgaaaaacaaattcaatggTGACTATAAATGAAGAAACTTCCTTCTTTGACAGGAGCTAGAGAATAGGTGCCTAACTCATGGCTGCTTTACCTAGCTAAACATGGCGTCGACTGTGACTATATATTGACTTGAAACCCTAACCAAAGTTGTTTTATCCGCGGGACTAGCTAGGGTTCTGGAAGATGAAGGATCCTGCATCTGGGCAGTGAAGTTGACATCTTCCCATCTATGCTGTGCCTTGATTATGCATGAGTTGAAACCCGccgaaatcataaaatattttactaacATCTAATTAATGACCTTATTAATTCACTTTGGAGACCTCGCTGGGCGGTTTTTTTGCATTCAATAGGTATGTATGCCTTCCATCTCAAAAGAAATATGAACTTCTTGCATTGGCATGTTAAGGAATGCTTTAGCTATATGAGAGTCGACAAATGAGATGGGATAATCCAATCGAAAAAATTTTACCCGTGAGGAAGGTACAAAACATGGACCACTGGCTTCATGATTAGTCAAGATCACAAGGGTAGCGAAAACTGAGTCGATAACAGGGACAAATAGGGTGGCACCTAATTACGGAAATCTTTTGAGATTTCGTGTCACCAATGTGAAAGGAACAAGAGAAAAGCCCCCACAAAGGAGAGATGGATGGACTCATCTAACAATACACGAGGTGGGGTTTGGCCTCAAGCAAAGCATAATAAATCCAAGGggatattttcttatatattgcCTAATTAAACCTCTCTTGGGTCTACGAAAAGGGATGTTGTTGTCGGTGGCGTTTTTGGCAATTGAAGGATTGTGCTCTCTTCATTTTTCATGGCCTTTATGCACCACAAATCTTCTGGACAGGAGAGCGATTTCCAGTAGGGGATGTTAGGCCTTAGCATTTCCTTACCGCCTACTTCTGTTACTATAACCTTACAATCTTTGGTCTTTGTCGCCATGTTGTGCACAAATTGGCACAAGTCTCCAACCAGTTTTCCTGATAATggtccttcaaggtgcaatccATACATGAAGTAGAATCCAAATGGACTGAAAAAATCTGGTATTGcagaaaatttaaaacatggAAAGATTTTATCAATCAATCTTGAAATCTTTGTGTATGTCAAGCAAGATAAGGGCGCTTTCCCTATTCTTAGCTTGAAGAGCTCCCCACTGTTCCATACACTAAGCATGGCCCAACTACTTGGAAATTTCCCATCTGAACCAGAACCATCCCATGACTCACCTCTTTGATAGGCCACCCAAGTCCCCAAGCTTAGCCTGTTTCTTAGTATATTGCCTATATCGTCAGGGAAAAACTCCGTTGAAGTCATTAGCTTGCGGTACAGAAACTCAGCTTCTTCAATCCTGAGTTTCGCGACCTCAGTTTTTGATGACAAACGCAAGGCTCGACGATCAACTGGATTGACAAGAATCGCTGGTGTCCTGAACTCTGCATATCCAAGCTTTTTTATGAAGAGATTAACCGATGCCTCGTTATCTTTCTCCGTGGCCATGTACGCGTAGTCAACATCATTTGCAACGAACCATTTTTCCAATTCAAGCACCAGCTTCAATCCAATCCCTTTTCTTCGATGAAGCGGTGCAATTCTTAAGCCTAGCACATAACCCAACCTGGCTAGATTctttggaggtttatggacggttgcaagctttatagaGCCTTGAATGACACCAACCAGCTCGCTGCCCAGCTCGGCTATCTAACATGTAAAAGAAACAAGGTTGCAATATTTTTTCGTCAATAAGAGACATCATTGTAAGGGCAATATTGGATGTAACAACACAAGATATATCCGATAATGgatataatgaaaaacaaaggaaaaataaaaaagaatgacgATGATCAGTATCGTGAGCACGTACCAGCATCTTGTACATCGGACTGTTTTTGATTCTACAGATGGGGTCACCCATAGTATCCGTGAAGAGAACTACTCGTTTAGTCGGGCCTACCTCACATCTTCTCTCCAGATCTTCCACTCTAGCTCTATGAATTTGAACATCGTAGCTTCGTATTTTAAGTTCTCCGTACACCATTTTTCTCACCTCATCAAACTTGCACCATAAATAGCAATGAATTAACGACCGGCATGAGAGAGTGGAGATACGAGcaaatatagcttttttatatataagagaTCAAAAGAGAGCCCATACATCAGATGAAATATTGCAGCTAGCATGCATATTGTATATTAGCTAGTGATATATATAGGAAGGAAGTATACAATAGGTTCTTCGTTCTACCACTAACTAAAAGAAATTGTCCTGCAAATTCATATTGATCATCATTTATATGCAAAGGTGGGAAATGTGAAATGTCATCTCTAATCAACATCAACACTGGGCTTCAACAGCAATAATAATAGACAAAAGGTAGTTAATAATAGGATGTGTCTTTTTGTCCTCAGCCTTTTGCCCATTCTTAACTTAATTAAGCCCTGTCCACGTTAGGATCACCTCAGGCTCACGCCACCGTGCACGCCTAAGAATATGTATAGTTGGCCAACCCTCATTTGTCAATCGATTGTCCAAATACGATTAAGCCCTCTgccctccaaaaaaaaaaaaaaaactgcagtcGCTCAGTTGATATATACCATACATATACAGGGACGATGAAGCCCTCTGCCACCGAATTGAAATATAGGCATGCTGTCCCGTCGGCGGGTCATAAATATCTTCAAATCTGATCATAGATTAACGATTCTCGACAAGAAGttcattgtttgattttatcGAATTATCAGATCAATCTTTTAGCTAGGTGTGTTAACGTGCGGTTGgcctaattaattaaaggagTCTAGATTGTGTCGTCGGCAGGTGTCCACCGTCTATATATAATGCATGGTGGCGACatataattaactaattaagtgCAGGGATTAATTAATTGGGGGGCCGGGAGGGGGGGTTTTATTAGCTTAAGCTTTATGCAAGAGGAGGAGTCCCTTTCCTCTCACACTGAAGTTCCTgcatttgtaatatattttattcttgattcgTTTCTTTGTGTGATGTGTGCGGTAACGGTGGTCCATATTGGCTTCCTTTTAGACGCTTAGATTCGAAAGTGAAAGTAACCCTACTATAAAACCCTAACTCGCTCTCTACTGCTTACAGAAAAgctacatatatataaattaatgataatGCTGCTCTAACGTGCCCTGTATATGTGTGCGCCAGCAAATTTAGCTTGCAATAGTCGGTCCAAATCAAAGCGAGCACTATTGACTTGAACTTATAGATCATGCCCAGGGACGCGAGGCAGCAGCTGTTCGTTTTCTGGCAATGCACATTGGATCCGGTTTGTGCGTTGGGTTGCATGTGGGCCATTCGGTCTCGAGGCTTACCTATTCATTTGACATACGCAACTGTAAGACGCAGTGGGCCAGAGGACCCTGGAGACGAGAGGGAGAAGGAGGCTGTCGGGAGTAGCTGTCAAGTTGATTGGTTTGGGTTTGCAATGAGCCCACGATGAGATGCGGGTGGACTTGAGCCCAGCAAGATGCTTTGGGTGTTCGTTAGTTAGTGTTCCTTGGCGTAGCGCCACTTGATTTATTAGTTCTCTCCACTCGaacaaggaaaaacaaaagaaaagggaatgactccttttaatttttagcatAAGTTTTCCAAGACCTTATTAGGAATTTAGTTTTTGGAGCGTGCGAAAAGATAGATGAAGAACCattaagacaaaaaagaaaagacaaagttCAACAGATGCTGTACCGTCTTATACCTTTTCAGATTAACGTCTTATGCTTGCAAAGTTAATTATTGCCATGTAGATGCTTTAATTAGTGTTGGAATTATTAATCTTCATCTTTGGGAACAATGggcagaaaaataagaaaagaaacgtTTCCAAACGATTAGCTTATACCAGGAATCaacatataaatagaaaagaaaaggagaaggcgACATAAGGAACACAGCAAGAaaccctaatatatatatatatatatatatatatatatatatatatatatatatatatatatgatcacaTAGCAGAATTAATTAGAATCTAATTAATTACACATAAAATGTTTTACGAAACCCTAAccgttcttcttcttcttctctcgcTGTTTTTTTATGGGCCCTTATTTAACTTGCTCATATGGTTCCACCAACCTCACTTTCATATTCATTATTCTTAATCTAAATCACAATCAATCCACCGCACCCATTATTGCTTAGAAAAAGACACGTGCTCCATTTATGCGCCATTAGCTAAATGCAAAGTGCACACGTGTAGGAAACCCCCCATTATCaccctaaaaaacaaacacaaaggtCCCTCCCACTACATCCTGGCTAAAGAAAATACGGGTCCCTGCTTCACTCACGATGATCTATTTTGTTTAAGAATGGACTCCTATTGCTGATGATGATTTTAACTCTCCCACAAAGTGCTAAGTGTACGACATTTATTTGTCTTGTTGGTGTCCTAATCTTTCTTTGCATGCATTATGTTGTCTAGCTGCATCTACATGCCTTTTTAGACGGACACTTTTGTTAGATGGACACTTTTGAGGGCCAAGGCCATTTTTTAATGTGTGGTACCACTCCAAAAGTGCTCCAAGCTTTCTTAAGGGAGGGAGCATGATAACTCCTTGCTTTTATTCTTCTATTTGCATCAAACTTATCTACGAAAGTGTTGCCGATATGCCCTATGAGGAGAGACCTTTTATGTCGATGCTTAGTATTGTTCCAAAAGTCTCCTCGTTAATCATCTTTATCCATTCCCCTCAATCCCTTTGGAGATGCGACCGTGACGTGTGGTTGGACCAATGTTTATGTACCAGTTGTCGTGAAATATAGGAAGTGGGATGAAAGCTAGAGAAGGGACCAGTTCTTAATCAGATTTGTGCAGGAAAATCATGGAAGCTAGATCATGGATGAATAATAACCCCAAGAGACCACCATCTGAATCTGCATTAAAAGAGagtggaagagagagaaacgaagaagaaaaggaagggcACATTACACACCAACCAATTAAGATCGATACCACATTCTTATATGCCAGCAAAAGACGTCATTTTgcaatgaaaagcataaaagaagagaaaatggtTACGCTACATGTATCTGAACTACACACTATAAGGTGCTCTAGATGTCAAGTAGTGATCGCTAATAATttgccttctttttctttttccttttccttttcctttcaatgAATGAAAGATTTCACTATAGATGAGGGGCTCAAGGGAGAGTGTACACTgctcttatttcttttttccatacAGAGCAAATGAAATTACATCAAGCAATCCTTAATATATTACCTTTAAATCTGAGGTCCGAATTTATCCCATGAGCTTATAAACCAAGCTGAtatctaaaatatttgattaatttttttggttttgataatCCAATCCATCCTTTCTTGATGAAATGACtaataaatcatgttttattccTGCATAagatccttttatatatatatatatatatatatatatatatatatatatatatatatatatatatatatatataggaactAATTGATGATTAAATGAGTatcatttgagaaaaaaataattatatttagggTTGCGCTTGGCCgaacccaaaaaataataatgagttATGGATTCCTTTTTTATGATCattcttttaaagaataaatccaaaaaaaaaaaaaacagcaaataCTTATCCATCAAAAACTCATTTCATGTAGAGAACTTCTTGCAAAGTTGAATTCATATTTTGCACACTTCAACTGACCTTTGATGCTTCGAATTTGAAGATTCTAGGACTAAATATCCTTTACCTTAGAACATGAGAAGAACAagtgatttttatattcaatttctcTTTTGTAAAAAACGCAATTAGAATCAATTACCTTTCCTAGTAGAAAGTCAATTCAGAATTGCAAGCCATTatataaaactatatttaattagGGATATGAAAAGTTTTTGTAGAAAGTTATCTCAAACTCTGTGTAGAGTATATTTATATCCTCGTGTCTgactattatatcatgaaactCTAAGCATTTATGTAAAAGTGGCCACAAGACAAAGttatcatcaacaaaaaaaccTACATGTGATCATGGTACCTTGAGAGGTGCGTAGGATAACCTCCTGCGGATCGATCCCTCATTGCCCTATTTAAACCACTCCTGTTTCAAAAAGCCATTTCGCAAGAGTCCATAAAATATGGAAAGGAATCGAAGTCACTTGTAGGCCCATTTCATGGTCCCCGTTTGTTTGGGCCCGGAATCTGCAGAGGACTTCAGCAAGATTGTCCAAAACTGGCCCATATGACTCTTCTTGGGGCCAGTATCTTCAcattgtttataaaaaagtgaaagtaaaaactacatttatgttatttttattttttcctcgtTGATATTAGAATTtgggatatatatatttatattttcacaaaCTTTTCTTCATTAGCACCCAGTAACATGGTCCATTTCCTTACTAGACGTCGCAGTTCCTTGCAATGGAGCACCTGCAATCATATTTTTTCGATTATAGATGCcatgtgaaaatataaaaagaaccagcaatttcttttttaatttta
Coding sequences within it:
- the LOC118027571 gene encoding probable N-acetyltransferase HLS1-like — its product is MVYGELKIRSYDVQIHRARVEDLERRCEVGPTKRVVLFTDTMGDPICRIKNSPMYKMLIAELGSELVGVIQGSIKLATVHKPPKNLARLGYVLGLRIAPLHRRKGIGLKLVLELEKWFVANDVDYAYMATEKDNEASVNLFIKKLGYAEFRTPAILVNPVDRRALRLSSKTEVAKLRIEEAEFLYRKLMTSTEFFPDDIGNILRNRLSLGTWVAYQRGESWDGSGSDGKFPSSWAMLSVWNSGELFKLRIGKAPLSCLTYTKISRLIDKIFPCFKFSAIPDFFSPFGFYFMYGLHLEGPLSGKLVGDLCQFVHNMATKTKDCKVIVTEVGGKEMLRPNIPYWKSLSCPEDLWCIKAMKNEESTILQLPKTPPTTTSLFVDPREV